In one Lycium barbarum isolate Lr01 chromosome 7, ASM1917538v2, whole genome shotgun sequence genomic region, the following are encoded:
- the LOC132602709 gene encoding non-structural maintenance of chromosomes element 4 homolog B-like: MSPITRAKKIKQEEEKRDEFTRINALSHRLKNLATLNEITDFTHQSDSLRRSVRLQYSVIRTIIDGKKCEIGAAGSNKFNVVLSSVDDLYRNVKRPREQVADAEALLGLTNTVVESLELRPNCSISPSMFVSWLLKGYGIRKGCSKNATQNLVIGKSQKTVNWEKIGADASLVFMEGKGCRTMLGVLKTEFKPRKQPVVYSGDQKPQVYRSYPNKITVYRKKPLRKVYLTRPKLVAAQTAQDKPDVNKNMSTISELLKEKKSVMLDELFFRRKSFAHTVENLFALSFLVHDGQAAISTDETGSRFLCELVQRSSAHREAVRHQFILRYGYNDWKMMQDLVPEGEEQKHRA, translated from the exons ATGAGTCCAATAACAAGAGCTAAGAAAATtaaacaagaagaagaaaaaagagatgAATTTACTAGAATAAATGCTTTGTCACATAGGCTAAAAAATCTTGCAACTTTAAATGAGATCACTGATTTCACTCATCAATCTGATTCACTTCGTCGTAGTGTTAGATTACAGTATTCTGTGATTAGAACAATCATTGATG GGAAAAAATGTGAAATTGGAGCTGCAGGATCAAATAAGTTCAACGTTGTGTTGAGTAGTGTTGATGACTTGTATCGCAATG TTAAAAGGCCAAGAGAGCAAGTGGCGGATGCAGAGGCCTTACTGGGACTTACAAATACTGTGGTGGAATCTCTCGAATTACGTCCCAATTGTAGTATCTCGCCCTCTATGTTCGTATCGTGGTTGCTTAAAGGCTATGGTATACGAAAAGGATGTTCAAAGAATGCGACACAAAATTTAGTCATTGGAAAATCACAAAAAACTGTGAATTGGGAAAAGATCGGTGCTGATGCTTCACTCGTGTTTATGGAAGGAAAAGGTTGCAGGACAAT GCTTGGAGTTCTAAAAACTGAATTTAAGCCAAGGAAGCAGCCTGTAGTTTATAGCGGAGATCAAAAGCCTCAAGTTTATCGTTCTTATCCAAACAAGATTACAGTTTATAGGAAAAAGCCTCTGAGGAAGGTCTACCTTACTCGACCAAAATTG GTTGCTGCTCAAACTGCCCAAGACAAACCTGATGTTAACAAGAATATGTCTACCATATCGGAGCTCTTAAAGGAGAAGAAAAGTGTCATGCTTGACGAACTGTTTTTCAGGAGAAAGTCCTTTGCTCATACTGTTGAGAATTTATttgcactttcctttttagtacaCGATGGGCAGGCTGCAATCTCCACTGATGAAACTGGTTCTCGCTTTCTATGCGAGCTAG TTCAGCGCAGCAGTGCACATCGTGAAGCTGTACGCCACCAGTTTATCTTGAGATATGGTTACAATGATTGGAAG ATGATGCAAGATTTAGTGCCTGAAGGAGAAGAGCAGAAGCACAGGGCATGA
- the LOC132602711 gene encoding uncharacterized protein LOC132602711, whose translation MEPWKDLRGKVVMVTGASSGIGREFCLDLAKAGCSIVAAARRIDRLKTLCNLINSEGPRRAIPVQLDITADGATIEGTVQIAWNAFGHIDALVNNAGLRGSVSSSLKLSEEEWEHTFKTNLKGAWLVSKYVCRRMRGAKQGGGSVINISSILGLNRGLLPGSLAYASSKMALDMVTKMMAIELGVDNIRVNSISPGVFKSEITESLVEKEWFHTVVLKVVPLRNLGTTDPALTSVVRYLIHDSSEYVSGNVFIVDAGTTLAGAPIFSSL comes from the exons ATGGAGCCGTGGAAAGACCTGAGAGGAAAAGTAGTGATGGTGACAGGGGCGTCCTCAGGAATTGGGCGAGAGTTCTGTCTCGACTTGGCGAAAGCCGGTTGCAGCATCGTTGCTGCAGCTCGTCGTATCGACAGACTGAAAACTCTCTGCAACCTCATTAATTCAGAGGGGCCTCGCCGTGCAATCCCCGTCCAGCTCGACATCACAGCCGACGGTGCTACCATTGAGGGCACTGTACAAATAGCTTGGAACGCCTTCGGACATATCGATGCCTTGGTTAACAATGCCGGCCTTAGAG GTAGTGTGAGCTCTTCACTGAAATTGTCAGAGGAGGAATGGGAACATACCTTTAAGACGAATCTCAAAGGGGCATGGTTGGTGTCGAAATATGTTTGTAGACGCATGCGCGGTGCTAAGCAGGGCGGAGGATCTGTTATTAATATCTCCTCAATTCTTGGCCTTAATCGAGGATTATTACCAGGAAGTCTTGCTTACGCTTCTTCGAAGATGGCTCTTGACATGGTCACGAAG ATGATGGCCATTGAATTGGGAGTAGACAATATCAGAGTGAACTCAATATCACCGGGAGTTTTCAAATCTGAGATAACAGAGAGCCTTGTGGAAAAAGAATGGTTCCATACTGTTGTTTTGAAAGTCGTTCCTCTGAGAAATCTTGGAACGACAGATCCGGCTTTAACATCAGTCGTCAGGTACTTAATCCATGATTCTTCAGAATATGTATCCGGCAATGTTTTCATTGTTGACGCCGGAACTACCTTAGCAGGTGCCCCCATTTTCTCGTCACTCTAG
- the LOC132602004 gene encoding uncharacterized protein LOC132602004, protein MLLQQRIGGIVEQINSSLFKEFLESKYCKRGHLVEKKRHQGKRLTDIRARCEQHVLWKVGQGNLSFWWDNWTGLGPIAYLLPTEYRAKRVRVSEFIYDGKWNTLTLSNLLPDHIWQHIAKIGIEPDKDDYPVWLPDPSGRFTCKFAWDLLRPRRNYTLSAAKTWHYVVVAKLSNWKLLNTFFCHSETAKVWEYFCNTCGIPYKRINARSLILQWWLTKPKNKLHELLLQCTPILICWEIWKTRCAFRYENIPISYNRIINQVTWLAYLIINSQIPSLNLKPIWLELWDQVETIKQAIDIKVVRWAKPNHLTMKLNTDGCCKGNPGEAAGGGILRGSNGQLVMAFHSYFGTTSNNVAECLAILKGLQWCNDHGFHDFVIESDSQMVIHMINGTYNTPIVLRDQIRKIRQTMSQGRIIAQHCFREANFVADHLANMGLADRRDKFFTQAISLPHEVKALMKNEQRGFAHFRIKTKKGHYTFDND, encoded by the exons ATGCTTTTGCAGCAAAGAATTGGTGGGATTGTAGAACAAATTAATAGCTCTTTGTTTAAGGAGTTTTTGGAGTCTAAATACTGTAAAAGAGGCCATCTG GTTGAGAAAAAAAGGCACCAGGGGAAAAGGCTCACTGACATCAGGGCCAGATGTGAACAGCATGTATTATGGAAAGTTGGCCAAGGCAACCTATCCTTTTGGTGGGACAATTGGACAGGACTTGGACCCATTGCTTACCTTTTACCTACTGAATACAGAGCAAAGAGAGTGAGGGTCTCTGAATTTATATATGATGGCAAATGGAACACTCTTACTCTTTCCAATCTATTGCCTGATCATATTTGGCAACATATTGCCAAGATTGGCATTGAACCAGACAAGGATGATTATCCAGTTTGGCTACCTGATCCCAGTGGTAGATTTACTTGTAAATTTGCTTGGGATCTACTTAGACCAAGGAGAAACTACACACTTTCAGCAGCGAAAACATGGCACT ATGTTGTTGTTGCAAAACTTTCAAACTGGAAACTATTGAACACTTTTTTTTGTCATAGTGAGACTGCCAAGGTTTGGGAATATTTCTGTAACACTTGTGGCATTCCGTACAAAAGGATTAATGCTAGATCCTTGATTCTCCAGTGGTGGTTGACTAAACCAAAAAACAAACTTCATGAACTTCTCTTACAATGTACTCCTATTTTGATCTGTTGGGAAATTTGGAAGACAAGATGTGCTTTCAGATATGAGAATATCCCAATCTCCTATAACAGGATCATTAATCAAGTTACTTGGCTTGCTTATCTCATTATTAACAGCCAGATACCATCTCTGAATCTCAAGCCAATTTGGCTAGAGTTGTGGGATCAGGTTGAAACTATTAAACAAGCTATTGATATCAAGGTTGTTAGATGGGCCAAGCCTAATCACCTCACTATGAAACTAAACACTGATGGTTGTTGTAAAGGCAACCCGGGAGAGGCAGCAGGTGGTGGCATCCTCAGAGGCTCCAATGGACAGCTGGTGATGGCCTTTCATTCTTACTTTGGCACTACTAGTAACAATGTTGCTGAATGTTTGGCTATCTTGAAAGGACTGCAATGGTGTAATGATCATGGCTTTCACGACTTTGTGATTGAATCAGATTCTCAAATGGTCATTCACATGATCAATGGGACATATAATACTCCAATTGTGTTGAGAGATCAAATCCGGAAGATCAGGCAGACTATGTCACAAGGAAGGATTATTGCTCAACACTGCTTTAGAGAAGCCAATTTTGTTGCTGATCATCTTGCTAATATGGGACTTGCTGACAGAAGGGATAAATTCTTCACTCAAGCTATATCTTTACCACATGAAGTTAAAGCTTTAATGAAGAATGAACAAAGGGGCTTTGCTCATTTCAGAATTAAGACCAAAAAAGGGCACTACACTTTTGACAATGACTAA
- the LOC132602713 gene encoding delta(12)-acyl-lipid-desaturase-like, producing the protein MGGVGNMSNTTTRTEQKRNPLQRVPISKPPFTLGDIKKAIPPHCFQRSLFRSFSYLVQDLILVYIFYYIATTYIHVLQSPYCYLAWSAYWFIQGCVCVGIWVIAHECGHQAFSKYPWINDIVGFILHSALLTPYFSWKYSHRRHHSNTGSLEHEEVYVPKLKSDLRWYSKYLNNPLGRVIALSSTFTLGWPLYLACNALGRPYDRFACHFYPYSPIYSDRERLQIYMSDVGVIATTYVLSRVAFARGLAWVACIYGVPLQITNGFILLITFLNHTHSSLPHYESSEWDWLRGGLASVDRDFGMLNKIFHSATLTHVLHHLFPTMPHYHAIEATKAMKPLLGEYYKFDGTPILKAVWRDLNLCIYVEKDEGSQEKGIFWYRNKF; encoded by the coding sequence ATGGGAGGAGTTGGCAATATGTCTAATACAACAACTAGAACTGAACAAAAGAGAAATCCTCTCCAAAGAGTGCCAATTTCAAAGCCCCCTTTTACACTTGGTGACATCAAGAAGGCCATCCCTCCTCACTGCTTTCAACGATCTCTCTTTCGCTCCTTCTCCTATCTTGTTCAGGATCTCATATTGGTCTACATCTTCTACTATATTGCCACCACTTACATCCACGTCCTTCAATCCCCGTATTGTTACCTAGCGTGGTCTGCTTACTGGTTCATTCAAGGTTGTGTTTGCGTTGGAATATGGGTGATTGCCCATGAATGTGGTCACCAGGCCTTCAGTAAATACCCTTGGATAAATGATATTGTTGGTTTTATCCTCCATTCTGCACTTTTAACGCCGTACTTCTCATGGAAGTATAGTCATCGCCGTCACCACTCCAACACTGGTTCCCTTGAGCATGAGGAAGTGTACGTGCCTAAGCTTAAATCCGATCTAAGATGGTACTCCAAATATTTGAACAATCCACTAGGACGAGTGATCGCACTTTCCAGCACCTTTACTCTTGGCTGGCCTTTGTACTTGGCCTGCAATGCCTTAGGTAGACCTTATGATCGCTTTGCATGTCACTTTTATCCATACAGCCCGATATATAGTGATCGTGAGAGGCTACAGATATACATGTCAGATGTAGGTGTGATTGCAACTACTTATGTGTTGTCTCGCGTTGCTTTTGCACGAGGCCTAGCTTGGGTTGCATGCATCTATGGGGTCCCCCTCCAAATTACAAACGGCTTTATACTGTTAATCACATTTTTGAACCATACTCACTCTTCATTGCCACATTATGAGTCATCGGAGTGGGATTGGTTAAGAGGAGGCCTAGCTTCTGTAGACAGAGATTTTGGAATGCTAAATAAGATCTTCCACAGTGCAACACTTACTCATGTTTTGCATCATTTGTTTCCAACTATGCCACATTATCATGCAATTGAGGCAACTAAAGCTATGAAGCCATTACTAGGAGAATACTACAAATTTGATGGTACCCCGATTTTAAAGGCAGTGTGGAGAGATTTAAACTTGTGCATTTATGTGGAAAAGGATGAAGGATCTCAAGAGAAAGGTATTTTTTGGTATAGAAACAAGTTCTAA